The Anopheles gambiae chromosome 2, idAnoGambNW_F1_1, whole genome shotgun sequence genomic sequence TTACGGAATTCCGGAAAACTTCCGAACATCCGAAGCCTGCCCCTGGAGGCACGCTGGAACGGAAATGAGTGAAATTCCGCACGCCACCCCAAGGGTATGTGTGCCCGCTCGGGGTGGGGTGAAAGTAAACCGCCCGTATTACAACATACGCAACACGGATCGACGAGCTAATCTCGCGAGTGCGCGAATGTTTGCTCCACTTTTATGTTCACGTGGCTCCCTTTTTGTGACTGCAAGTTCTATTTCGCGCAAGGCTGTGGGCAGGAGTGTGCAGATAAAAACTAGTCACTACGCTCgacattcacaaacacacacacacgcacggaggCAGAAATAGTAGCATTACACTTCTAATTGAAATCACCATAGCCAACGCAATCAGCTTAGTCGGTTAGCCGGCCGTACGAAGACGCACACGTTCGCCGGGGAGTGATGGTCAAGATCAAGTGTGCAACCGGTGGCAATGACTGGCGACCCAAGACGAATGTCGGCAAGGTAGTaatactgtgtgtgtgtggagttttttgcttctcccAGCTGGTTGGTTGGTAACGATTTATAATGGGTAATAACTACTCCCCAGCAATGAAGGGAAACCGCGTATTCTCACTTGCGTACGCCGCAATATCGCGTTTAGTGTGCAAGTTGAGCCAAGTAGTTTGGGTGGGTTACGCTATATTCGATCGCCAGCTTTCAAGACGACCTTCAGCAAGCGATGATTTACTACCAAAGCAACGCGAAGGTCGGGCAGCAGATCGATAGCGATCATCATTTCGAGCCATACATCAAACCtcccaaaacacacacccagagGAAGTGTCATCATCGTAAAGCAAATCTGCTTCGAGCAGGTGCACTAATAAACGTAAAAGTTCAATTGCATCCGACACCCGCATCAGTGCCGCCCCGGCCTGGGTTATGATCCCACCGTCACACGCGACCCTATTTCGCCACCGGAGCCCATTTCGCTGACGATCACGGCGACGCAAACACTACATACAATTGCAATGCTGGGTGAGGAAACTAAATAGTGTAgatcatataaaaaaagacaCGCGCCCCACATTGCAAAGGAGCTTGGTAAGGTCTTGCTGTGGGTACGCACcgggggttcgtcgtctgtatgttgaagttttttgtttcgtttcgctaACACGCGCGTTAGGCACAGCCTTGCTTGGGTATATATCGACGCATCTGGTTACAGTGGCGATCTAGAACTAGTGCAATCGAATTCCATTGTCAAATGGTCATTGTATGATCGTTTATTATGATGTTACTATACAAACCAATAGTGTACTAGTGTTGGAATACGATTTTATCAAGCATTTGTTCACACTCTCACAAGTGAAAAGTTATCAGCACTATTTCACAACATTACCACAGCCGTTCCTCGTGGCCCATTTGCTTACATTCAGTACACCATTAGAAATTCCCTTCACAAAACGCCAATTCTCCCGCCTTGGGTCGTAAAATTGTTTTCGTCAATTGTTTCAATTCGATCGTAAAAACCTTCAAATAATTCTCCCATATTCAGCCATACTGAGGCGGACGCGCAACAAAGGGGGGAAGGGATACGAAGAATTTCGCATAACGCGCTCCTAATTATCACACGCAAGAATACCAATGACGGGCAGGAGACAAAGCGAGATCGGCGCCGGGTAGGTTAGGTGTGGGTTAGAAAATGGAAGTCCCTTTTTTAAAATGGGCCTGcctaaaaccaaacaaacgcacCGTCACCGTCTGTACCCTTTCACGATCGCGGCAGTACGACGTGGAATATTGAGAACCGATCGTTTCCTCATTCCACGCGGCGTAAAAGAACAGTCGAATGTCACACAAACTCGTCATCGCCCGGGAGAGACCGTGGCGAACCGGGTCTGGCACTGAAAAGGGACGTGATTATAATGGATAACTTTGGCGTGCCCAACCAGTGCCTAATAAGTGACTCAGTGTTTCGGTGTGATCGAAGCAAACCCAAAGCTCGGAGGGACAACAACAAGCGATGAGTTGCGATGTGATCCGCTATTGCCACTAAAGGACCAAAAAATGGGCGAAGAGTGAAGAGACAAACACGAAAACCGCACATGCTATCGCGTGCAGGGCATGCAGTGATCGCAGATTCACTCTCACTTGTGGCAGGCCAGATTGCATGTCCAGTTTTCACTGATGAATCGGGACGACATCGGGTGGAAGTGTAAAGTGCATCGAACGTCGCCGTAAAAACAGGAACAAGAGCATAACCGGTTCAGAGGTTAACCCCGATGGCTGGCTGAAGAAACTTTCTCCAATATTTTGGCACTGCCCCTATTTGCGAATTTGTCTACATACTTCCCATCGTCTGCCAGGGTGTGTCCGGGTTAGCTCATCCTGGTCTTCGTTTTCGTGATCCATTCCCTTCCGTTGCAGCATCTCCAGGGCATGTTAATTTCTCCTGCGACTGCACCATACCAATTAACCGATGCACTGGATGGATGCAACTCTTTCATAAATGGTTTTGATTAACCCctctttttcctctttttcagGCGCCTGACTTTTGAcaacagcaggagcagcagcagcagcaatggcaCCGAACGTGCTCGGCAACACGATACTGCTGGCGGAGGcctgcatcgagcaggaggacaacaacaacaacgcatcGATTGGCACGCAACAGTACAAGAGCAAATCCTTCCTGAACGTAGCGCCGAAACCGGCGCCGATTACAGAGGAGCTTAAGGTATGCGGCAGACAGAGCCCGCGGTTTCGTTGCTTACCGTTGCTTgattccccttttttcctcttcattTTCCCCAACAGCCAAAAGATGCCACGCAAGCTGCGATAGCGAGTAGAGAGCGCCGGTATCACCACGTGTACGTGTGGCGTAACATCATTGCGTTCATCTATCTGCATCTGGGCTTTCTGTACGGCAGCTACCTGCTGGTCACGTCGGCGAAATGGAGCACATTTTTCTTTGGTAAGTTTGACAGCAAGGGGATGATCGATCGAATGGTACTAGGGGATGTAGGTGCACAAGAATAGAACACTAAATGTAGGAAATAAATACTGTTAAATGTTCTAGCACCTAATATGATCGGCGGGGGTTATGGTTCTTTGCATAAATGTTGAACGGACATGGTCAAGGGCTTAACCTTGACGGATACTCTTTCAGTGCATGTGCATCTGCTCAATCGGTTCTCATGCACAAATGGGCATTGCACTTCCGCACTGACAAATTGTCCCCTTTTCATACCAAGTGCATTGCCTGATAGCAATAGTTGCGTTGCAGCTTTGCATATAAAAACAGCCCAAGATTGTCATGCGCCCGCTGGCCGAGATTTATCATCCTCTTTATGGCTGCCTAGGTCGCGTTCCGGTTGATGAAACGATAATGAGCCGAATCTCGCGTGTACGAATTGAACCGCGGGTCCGTGGCGTGGAATTTACGACCATTTCCTGACGCACGGTCCTCCCGGGTGACCGGCATGCAAAGCATCTCGGCGCATACCTGTGCCGCAGGGATCTCAAAAAAGCATATTCATATCTACATAGAGATTTGTGTGTTGAACCACATTCGGGACCGATCGGGGAGCGGGGGAACCGGAGGCAGATAATGATTTATTCTACCAACGTCATCGTCCCCGACCGATCGAGGGGAGAACCCCCGAGCACAAGACAATGTCCAGCGACGTGACGGAAATATTCGATCGTGGTGGATCGATGTGTCGTCGATCGCAGCAGTACTGCTCCGCATCCGAATACGGGTGTTGCCGTTGCTCCCGCTGCCGCGCCCTTGTCTTATCGTGGCGGTGCGATCGGTTGGTTCATTGTTCCTGAGGGTTCACGAAATGCAGCGAAAAACTGGTAGTGGGCAGCCGCCGCGCTAATGAAGCTCCGCGCTGATGACGCGCGAAGGGACGTTACATTACGTCCGCCCggagacaaacacacacacacacacacacaaatgagcAGAGGCAATCGAATCTTCCCGTGCATAAAAACCGGAAATAAATCGCCGAACGCGGTCCCAGGCAAGGCCAGTACGAGCATTCCTCGGCACTCGGTCGGTAATGCGGTTGAAGCGCCAGCCTAGGCGAAATGGAAAGAGAAAGTTTTGCAAAAAGGGCATAAAAGGGATCCGATTGCAGGAAGGGTCGCCACACATCCGCGCCATTGGCGCGGTAGGGTCAACCGTCACCGGGGTGGTAAATGACAAATCGATTTTTGCAACCAGCCACACTGCCGGGCCAGTTTGCCAGGTTGGTAGGGAAAGTGCAAACAATCGGGTGTCCGGGTGCGAGTCGAGTGCCCAACACTTGCCACCTGTCAGCGATGGTCATTGTTGCATGCCTATCGAAAGGGTTGTCCAACAAGAAAGCGGGCGGGCATATGCCGGGAGAGATGCAGTCGGGAAAGCTGCACCAAAGCGCAAAAAGGCAACGTCTAATGCGCAATTAATGCTCACCAGAAGCCGGAACGTGCCATCGCGTGGCGGGACGTGGTTGGGAAAGTTTTGTGCTCAAAAAAGATTAATTACACAAATCGAGATCGATAAGAGCGACACAGCGATGCCGTGATGATGATAGAGTGCAACGTTATCCAACGTCCGCTGGCATCCGGCTGTAACACATTGGATCGGTATCAGTAGCTGTGTTACCGTGCATCGACAATCGATAGCGTCTTGCTAACGCCCTATCAATGCTGTCTTGCGTAAGCGATCGACGATCGGTAGACAGTTCGTCACGGCCGGACCTGATGAATGGCAGCGGGTTTGGCACACGGTATTATTTTGCGAAACCGTTTGCTCTCCCCGTTCTAGATCCAGCGGTCAGGATTAGGGATTGTGGATGCATAACACGCAACAACCCCGTCCCCGGGCCGCGTCCACCCTATTGTTCGTTACGTGGTCCACCCGAAAGTCCAGTTTCGTTGGTTAGTGGCGGGAACACAGGAGAACGCTAATGCTAATGACGCTCGGGAGAGTTCGGGATGGGTTACAGAATGGCCGGCGAGTGGACGTCGAAATGGGTTGCCGTCGCTGTTGCCAAGTGCGCTATGACGCACACGACATTTGGCGGGAGTTCGTTCGCCTCGTCTGGTGGTGGCGCAAATGGCTCGCCGCCGAAATTCGGGTCGCGAGAGACTAGGGCCATTAGCAAAACTTAGCGACTGTCGCCCGGTACTGGATTCGGGCGACACTTGCGGGACCGATTTAATGGGCAAAGGTCGGCAGCGGGGTGGCCCACGTCACGGGTGCGCGTGACTCACTGTGCATCGGCAGTGAGTCGTCCACGCCAATGCCAATGGCAGTCAATGTCATGGGGAATCGTTCACAAAATTGGTCACACGCATGCACGTGAGGGCAGTGGCAGTGGTTTTTATCGCCAGCTTAATACGATAAATGGGCAAAATTTCAAACGCCGCTTAGCTGCACGGAGAAGATCACTTACATCGCGGGCACATAATCACAAGGCAATAAtaggaataataaaaaatgcacACGAACCACACAATACAATTATTGACGCAGAAGAAATGAGCTTGCTGAAGACACTCTTCGCGCATCATTAGCGGGACGGCAGTGGGttcattgattgatttttttgtgtgtgtgtgctttcctTATTGTTCCCATTGCGATGAGCGTGGATTTTTTTATGCTGCGTTCCCCTATTAATATGATCGTGATTAATAGGTACGCCTGGCACCTTCACTTCCTGCGCCGTCacgtaaaaaaaaagcgtAAAAGTGGCGGTTGATCTAGTTAGTGTGTTGCAAAATAGCCGGCTGGGCCGGGAGAACGACACAACCATTGCAAAACAGATCTGTCCAATCATGCTCGCAAACACGCGATACGACTGACCGACTCACTTAGATTGGGCCGATCATCGTCGATAATGCGCTATCGATCTTCCGCGCTGTGCGCAAGTCAGCGGCAGCACTTTTTGGCACATCACACACCACCCCGCACGGAGGGAGTGGGAATTTAGGGGCCAGGAAGTAAAAACTGCTACCCCGTTCGAAGGGCATCACaaaagtgtttgtgcgttgcgCGTTTCGCTGTTACCGATCATTGCTCACCGGTATTAATTATTATtcgtttcttctttctctctttctctctctttctctctctctctgctcttCGTCCTGGACAGCACTCGCGCTGGGCTCGTGCGGTGCGCTCGGCATCACGGCCGGCGCCCACCGGCTCTGGTCACACCGGGCGTACAAGGCGAAATGGCCGCTCCGCCTGTTCCTGATGCTAGCGCAGACGCTAGCGTTCCAGAACAGCGTGTACGAGTGGGTGCGGGACCATCGCGTCCACCACAAGTTCACCGATACCGATGCGGACCCGCACAATGCGACCCGCGGCTTCTTCTTCTCGCACATCGGCTGGCTGATGGTGAAGAAGCATCCGGACGTGAAGGCGCGCGGCCGGGCCGTCGACATGAGCGACCTCGAGCAGGACGGGATCGTGATGTTCCAGAAGCGCTACTACGCCCTGCTGATGCCGCTGTTCTGCTTCATCCTGCCGACCTTCCTTGCCTACTACTATCTGGACGAGACGTTCTCGAACGCCTGGTACGTGGTGGCCATCTTCCGGTACGTCCTGTCGCTGAACGCAACCTGGCTGGTGAACAGTGCGGCCCACATCTGGGGCACGAAGCCGTACGATCGGTAAGCATGCGAGGCGCGAATGTGCTTTCTTTCTACTTCGTA encodes the following:
- the LOC1272792 gene encoding acyl-CoA Delta-9 desaturase, with amino-acid sequence MAPNVLGNTILLAEACIEQEDNNNNASIGTQQYKSKSFLNVAPKPAPITEELKPKDATQAAIASRERRYHHVYVWRNIIAFIYLHLGFLYGSYLLVTSAKWSTFFFALALGSCGALGITAGAHRLWSHRAYKAKWPLRLFLMLAQTLAFQNSVYEWVRDHRVHHKFTDTDADPHNATRGFFFSHIGWLMVKKHPDVKARGRAVDMSDLEQDGIVMFQKRYYALLMPLFCFILPTFLAYYYLDETFSNAWYVVAIFRYVLSLNATWLVNSAAHIWGTKPYDRNISPTNNTFVAIAAYGEGWHNYHHVFPWDYKTSELGTYSTNFTTAAIDFFARIGWAYDLKSVSDELIRKRVLRTGDGTHQYNEQELQARMVDYVNQLDHESEQAVWGWDDKDMNEQDRQDATVRNKAD